Part of the Pieris rapae chromosome 14, ilPieRapa1.1, whole genome shotgun sequence genome is shown below.
taaaaaaaagtgtaaaatcCCGTTACTGATcaggttttttatttcctcATTTGCCAGGTTCATTCGAGCATTGATCATTTTTTCAGGAAGAAAGCCGTTCAACCTTTCgaaatgtatttacaaaattacgcACACTTTTGCCTTTTCTCTGGCCCAAGAAGAGTCTTTTGCTGCAATTTTACGTGTTCATATGCATACTAGCGCTTCTTGCGGGAcgagttattaatttatacgttCCGATCTACAACAAGCTTATTggtaagttaattataaattaataaacgaagataataatttacatttttttcggCATATTTGAATGAAATTGAAGCGATAGCAAGGgttatcatttaatataaagaaatctttATACATTAGTTGTCCGGGTGTGGTTCTTGTACGAAATCTTAGTTATCAATTTAGTGTTTTGACCTTAACTTATACATAAGCGTGCTACAAACTTGTTTTTGCACACTTTGTCGTTTATATGAATaagtaatttagaattaaaattttgactaCATTTGATATAGTCGTATTTTGGCAtcatctaatttaaattaatcttacGTAATATGATgtctcaaattaaataaaggcgagtttattgaattttttattgaattattttactttatatttatataataataaatgtgttttttactAGGTCGTTCGATCGCAATCGTATGCAATCAAGAAATATGACTTTTCAAACGTACTTTGTAAGAGCATATTTTCTTCAAATTTGCTCccttaatcatttaaaataaagaattgtcGAAACTTGTTTGAAaacggtttttttaaatgcgtGTATTACTAAAGAGTAGACTTTTATCTATTacagaatattattatgttttaaccTGATATGAACTTTCAAGGACAGACGCTAtgcaaatcaatttttttctcaTACGTCGCTAAAACAACAGCTCTATTCGTTATCGGGTTTTTAGAGACAGGAATacgttttataatgtaatagatTTTGGCTTTGAATATGTAATGATCTAAACTCGACAAAATAATTCTCTGCCGATTTCATATTTTTCGTTAAAATgtcgtttaattaaattaatcgttttACGATGATCTGATCAAGGATTTTCAAAAACGTTCTCTTTCGAAATGAAAGGTGTTGATGGAGGTTATCCATTAATATTTCAAGGATTGttatctcaaaataaacaatgttttgtttCCGCTTTCACTactaaaataactaataagaaCATGCTTACATAAtcttttctataattatattattgtaaaaaaaaactataattaaatcacACTGGCTTACTGAAattaccatccgtatcaccttgacgtcTGTCGTATGACATGACTGAGCATTTCTTAAGACATTTTCTGCCGCGCATCACCACTATatagaaccagctgccaactgaagtatttccgaaccaattcgtctTAGGGTCCTGCGTATTAATGCACtttcgagccttctggcaatgtatgGACACTCACATGGGCGGTCGGGCTTCTCTTAACATCAGAAGAGCctgtctgcctcctgtaacataaaaaagaacTTTCACGCTGCAATAAAACAGGGTCTAGCTTTGatcaatacttatattaaagttgtgtagactataattaattttatagacaaTTTTCTCTGGTTTGTGGAATTTTTTGatagtaaatattactaaaacagAACAATTATCTCGTCAATAATATTTCAGTGAATAGTTTATCCATTCCACCTCTTTATTTCCGTTGGGACTTGGTGGCCGTTTACGTATTCTTCAAGTTCCTCCAAGGAGGGGGAACCGGTGGAATGGGTCTCCTCAATAATATGCGGTCGTTCTTGTGGATCCGAGTACAACAGTACACTACCAGAGAAATACAGgtgatatatttgtaaatgtttattgGAAACGTTAAGTCAAACTGTATCATCTCATGAATATGTTGCGATAAGTTTTTGCGAAAATGCCATCTTCGTTTAATAAGAGTAAAGTTTGTAGGCACGTACTCGTCATTTAAAGATAAGAATGACAGAGCCCCTTGTCGATCACAGTGTTGGCGTAGAATTAATATCTAACATTCGCCCCTCATAGTTAATTTATGCTATCTCGAAGAGCTCTTCGTCGTTAAATTGCCGCGACTATCAAATCACTTCATTAAAAGGcctattattaattcattaatatttcattgccTTTTTTGCGAAtgcacaataaattaaaatgattttaaatagctATTTATATCAACGttgaataattcaaatattattttgatgtatAATATATGACGGAGAGGGTAGTGGCTAGGTTCGAGTAGAATATTGTCGTCTAGCGACAggaacataattaataaagactatttacattacatacttaaTCTTAATCAAATAGTCTATTAATTTGTAGATCTTAAGTGATGGAaactaatttgactttgatattataaaataatgaaaatggcaGCTGATACCAGCGCCATTTCTTCAATATATGcaaacaaagattttaatgccaatattattttttgtctatattcctgggtaaattaaataactagcTGATATAAATAGCTCTTTTTCAGCTAGAGTTATTCAGACATCTCCACGACTTGCCACTCAAATGGCACTTATCGCGCAAGACGGGGGAAGTTCTGCGAGTGATGGACAGAGGGACCGACTCGATAGACAATCTTCTATCGTATATTCTGTTCTCTATAACTCCTACTCTCGTCGACATAATTGTCGCGGTCGTGTATTTCGTCTCGCAGTACAACGTGTGGTTCGGGGTCATCGTCTTCTCTACGATGCTCTTATACATCAGTAAGTATATTTAGCGTTCGAATGTGTAGTAAACTGATCATTTCGTATATTacgatttatatacatatcaaATATGTTTCCAGTTGCAACAATAGCAGTGACGGAATGGCGGACGAAATTCCAAAGGCGAATGAACCTCGCGGATAACGAGCAAAAGGCCAGATCTGTGGACTCCCTGCTCAACTACGAGACTGTCAAGTATTATGGCGCCGAAGCGTACGAAGTCGTTTCTTACAAGGGGGCCATTCAACATTATCAGGCAAGAATTCACATCTGACATTCGCGAGGTTTAACCGTCAACAgcgtatttattgttatttgttgtTACAGAAAGAAGAATTCAAATCGTTGGTTACTCTCAATATTCTGAATACGATGCAGAATATTATCATTTGTTCGGGTGAGTTATTTACGACTTGTTTCATTGAGTGTTAATTATGTGTGTAATTGATGTTTTATCTTgcaattgtttattgttttaaatacattatattgtaaagaGTAATTGATTACACcggttttaatttgtttataaacgtTACCTTTAATTGAATACTTATTATGTGGAAAAGCTTATTTTCCCGTGTTGAGCCGATGTGACCGATTTGAACCTGGTTCATCGGGGCCAAAATGTGAATCCAGATTCTAATACTAcatctttgaaaaaataaaaagaaatctcgatttatatgtttatgtatgatgaatgaaaaaataacCCAGCCAattgaagttatttttttattgaaacgtttataatataataaactagctgctgtggtctctggcagaatgaccggCCCTGTAGAAcagtctgctcctcagcataatgctgagccagggccaattacaattacacacacacattacacacttaaacgtaccttgttctttaaaataaaaaaaaatagttatctCTCATTCtttcattctttttttaattttctttgattattttgtgtgttttattagtaaaaaatgtCTATGTCTTATGATTAATAGGACAGTATCCATTGCCcacacgcacacacacaaataaaatgttttttgtcaTGAGGCAAGCGAAGAAGCGCCGCGTTAACAATGAAGTGTCGTTCAATTGTAACCCCACAACGACGTCATTTCGAAATTGTGTAGTTTAATAAACTATCATTTGCCTCAACCGGagattatttgaaattattatcttaaagtCACCAAATAAGTATgctcattataattttagtttttgcttAATACGCGTTTCATACAGACATTTCGTAACAGGCCTGAGCTGGTTTTGTGCATTCATTAAATCTTTTACACGTCCGCCAATTGAGgaaattcaaatattctatCGAACGATTTTGATCTTTAAAACTATGCGGAAATCACTTCGAAACactaataatttgtttactgAAAACGTAAACAAGGTTTTCTATCTTCAATTGTATTAGCTGggtgttttattattgcaataaaactattattaactatgaaatattgtatactcatataataaaaacatatgaaatatgTGATTACAATTACACCTCAGGATTACTTGCGGGGTCTCTGCTGGCTCTGCACATGGTGGTGCACACGGCCGAGCTGACCGTCGGAGATTACGTCTTGTTCGCAACGTACATTGTACAACTCTACGTGCCTTTGAATTGGTTTGGTACTTATTATAGGTAAGGAtatttaattgtcttttaaattaagCCATATTCAGATGATTTTGAGCATTAAGATCTCTTGTGAGATTAgactaaaatacatatgtgcaattcacacgtggtagaagtgaaaccttcaaaaacaaagtttttataattaatcacatataaattaaacatttttcactatctaaatgtattaaacttttctttaaaaacagtatattttaatgataaatttttatttataaatctttaatttgccaaaaactaaaatgaaaaagcggcagtaaaaagAGGCCTCCTATATCATTtactcccacgttaaatcttatgaatttatgtttctgtctctttttactgtcggtttttccgttgcatccggtttgtaattacgattctaaagaagtttcactatctatctcatttcctcacacgttaaatcttatgaatatatgtttctatctctttttactgtcgcttttccgttgcaacccgtttgaaatcacaacgattctaaagaagtttcacttcaacatacttctgtatctatttaactattttttgaGCCATCGTCTTCCTCCTTTCGCAGGGCGATCCAGAAGAACTTCGTGGACATGGAGAACATGTTCGAGCTCATGCGCGTGGACAGCGACGTGAAGGACGCGGCGGGGGCGCCCGAGCTTCTGGTGAGGCGCGGAGGGATCGAGTTCAAGCACGTCTCCTTCGGCTACGGGCCCGAGAGGCTGGTGCTCAACAACGTCACCTTCAAGGTGGCGCCGGGTTCTACGGTGGCCTTGGTGAGCGAGCGCCTCTTCTCCTAGAACGTCGACGGCTCCGCAAAGCAACACACATCTCACGCGTTACGATGACTCAGGTGGGGCCGAGCGGGGCCGGCAAGTCCACCATCATGCGGCTGCTGTTCCGCTTCTACGACGTCAACGAGGGAGCGGTGCTCGTGGACGGCCAAGACGTGCGCACCGTCACGCAGGCCTCGCTGAGGGCCAACATCGGAGTGGTGCCTCAGGATACGGTGCTGTTCAACAACTCTGTCAGGTGATCTCGATGGCGCAGAACGAAAGAGCACGCGACGACTGGCGACCGTCTCGCGGCCAATCATTGACCATATTTGTTTGGGCAGGTACAACATCCAGTACGGGAAACTGGACGCGTCGTCGGCGGATGTGATAGCGGCGGCCAAAAATGCCGACATCCACGATAGAATACTCACCTTCCCCGACGCCTATGACACGCAGGTCATTTGACATTTCattgtttctatttatttgCACGTAAACGTTAAAATAGCGTAGTATTAgattacgaaaaaaaaaccaaatccTCAGAATAATTCaccaaaaacatttaaaaatctgccTTCAAGAGTTTTTGCGGTGATTATTTGAGTGAAACatgtagataataatatattttaataatgcaaGGATCTAAAATTGGCTATAATGATATGATGTAATTGTaacttctatttaaaataacgaaGTTCACATTGTTCCACTAgaatattcttgcaaataaattattattatttataaaagctggTGTAATCCATCTCACTATAACTTAAGGTCGGAGAGAGAGGCCTCCGGTTGAGCGGCGGAGAGAAGCAGAGGATAGCGATAGCCAGGACCCTTCTGAAGAATCCCGCCATCGTCCTGCTGGACGAAGCCACGTCGGCCCTCGACACCCACACCGAGAGGAACATTCAGGTCGGTCTCGCCATCCACGAGGGACGTGTTATTATCGGAAGacgctttattatttttgactttgaaccGTTTCAGGCCGCCCTGTCCCGAGTGTGCGCCGACAGAACCACCTTGATCATAGCCCACAGACTGTCCACGATCATTCACGCCGATGAGATCCTCGTGCTCAAGGAGGGGGAGATCGTCGAGAGGGGAAAGTGAGTGACTCGGGTCGTTTGTCCACAAAGTACACGAAAACGGTATTTATAACGATTTGTAACTTTCCAGCCACGAGATGCTCCTCGCTCAGGGCGGCTTCTACGCCTCGATGTGGCAACAGCAACTCGAGGCTCGGAACAACCCCGACGCCAACGTCGACAACAACGCGGAGGGCAACAACGTCAACAACAACAGGGCCCCTTCAAATGGATACGGTGTAGCGGGTCACGGTCACGGCCACGGTCATGGTCATGGTCATTAGACGTCCGACGTATGGCGGACATATCTGTGTCTTGTTAGGGTCTTCGAGTGCGCGGTCTCTTGGCTACAATAAAAGACCGAAATTACCTTTTGAAGATTTTGTAATCATTATTTGGTTCGCGTATTTAGCTCCTTTGATTTGAATAATGTTTGGGCGTTGTCACCACAGTCCAAATTTAGTCAATTTCGAAGAACCGATCAAATCCTAGTGATATGGAGATTGTCTATTGTTTAGTGTAAATTAATcttgtatataaatgaatatgtaaataacaatttaagcAAAAAGCTGTAcattatgtacaattattttacatgcTATCGGTGTTTTTGCGtgccattattttaaatgatccCCAATTTGTTATCGGCCTCTTGTTATTTTCATGAAATGTATCTTATTGCAGGCGTTTAAGGTCTATTTTACGATAATAAAGTAGTTGCCAAGGCGACGTCCGCATGAATTGTATCAGGGTGTTAAAAGAATTGTGCTAAATATTTAGGTAAGGTTCATTTTGGAATAGGTCTAAAATGACTAATGATGATGATTGCGTAtaagaatgttaaatgcaacGTTAGTCGTAAAattcaaaaagattttttacgcGATTTGTCTTgtacaaatttgattgaaacgatacaaatctataaataaaacatcgtatccaaaaatgttgtttttttatttacggtttagcaaaaattgtattatgccTGAAATATGAGCCGGTGTCTAAAGAAACCTTTATAGAACCTAGTATTAAACAAGTGAACATTTTGAATAGTTTCAGTgttgttaaatatatcttgTTTGTATCTGATTTTTTTCGAATAACAACAGTTAGTTTTGAAttagtttctttaatattgaaaaatacagtaaaaatgttccaaaagtaaaaatgttaaacgaCGTTCGTTTCCGAATAGAGCGGCGTGTCGCCGGGAAGACGTAACCCGGATGACCTCATccctaaataaaatacatgtaatgatgaaacaatatattactaggaaaacacaaattaattaaaattttatcatgCATTGACTAACCACTCTCTTTAGAACTTAGTTTTTCCTTCAGTCGGGACACGCTTTTAATTTTCTTGTGGTACTCTTGGTTCTTCGCCTGATACTGGGACACGGACATAGAGGGGCGGCTTTTCGAGAACTCGACGCTTCTTATGGACGTTTCGGCCGTGTTTTGTTCCACTTGGTCAATAGTTTTGACATAATCCGAGGATATCTTACGAGCTACAAACTTTTTGCCGTGCTGCAGATTTAGTATATCTTCAAATGATTCTTTTTCCGCTGTTAACGAATGCCTGAGATACTTCTCTCTTGCGTTTTCGTCGCTTCTTATGCGGGAATTTGGCGAGCTGTATGTCAACATCACGTTTTTGTGTTGTGATTCCCCGGCGGGCCTGACGTCGATTGACTGGTTAGATctggttataaaaatataattattcctttaactaaaatatacctGTACTCCTTGAGCGTGGGACCGTCATCGTCATCATCCAAAGTCACGTTCTCGTACAAACGGGTCAGCACAGATTGTCTACGGACTTCTATGTCGGACTCGGAGATTTTCAAAGGAGACGGCCTTACAAAGCCCGTGGGTCGCCGCATTGGCCTACTTCCAGTTTGAGCAGCCACAGCCGACGACGCTATGCGCACTTTCCTATATGAAATCGAAAATACATctttatatcattaaatatagcTTCCACCCGCCATGatcaaactttaatattacttcATTTATTGTCGCTCAATTTTAAGCGTATATTTTGTCATAAAAAATGTACCGACTGCCAGTAGGTGAACCGTTGTCATCGCCGAAGTCGTCGGAACTGAGCCTTTTTATGATATGAATCTTTTCTAAGTCCTCCATACGAACAAATCCCGTTTGTCGCCTTTTAATTTTGCTGGGCTCTCTGACGGCCCACGGGACGCTTATTGacacttttctttaaaagaaaaaaaatattaaaaaaataatagtttttaggAGAAGAAAAAGAATGTCCTTACTTTTCGCCCATGTCTCTCGATTTTCGATCAACGGAAGCTATTctagaaacaaataaaaaataaatatatacagtcgccaatttaataagaaaaattaaagtaaatatacttATCCTTTGCTTCTGTAAGacctacataatatactttaccTAAACCTTCTCAATTCTTCATCCGTTATTAATTCCgatctaaaaaaatagtatattatttcattcgAGAAACTACTTCCAATTAGGTTATATACCAAATATGTGTATaatgtttgatatattttttatttggtacTAGCTGCTTCCACgaacttttattttcttggttgattttttacaccttgtgtccgaaaacccctaatatcttacggaaccctatttttgttcaaaattagcctatattactcgtggataatgtagctttcgaatggtgaaagactttttaaaatcggtccagtagtttatgagcctattcattacaaacgagttttcctctttataatattagtgtagactAACGGCCCGTCCCGGCTTCGAACGGGtgaacatgtattttatacctaaacattttttgtagatattattatgttcTATAAGCCTTCGCAGCGatgaaagattttttataacatcttgggtaacattattgtagttttaataGGTATCCTTTTTTtctagtatttaaaattagcctatatattaatcagtgataatTTCAAATCGTAAACGAGTTTTTAAAACCGGCGCAGTTCTTTTTGAGCCAATTTGTTACAAAGTTagaatctttcctctttatacataatattaggtatacctaagtatatataagtattggACCACGTCTTACTTTCTTGTTCCTTCAAACAGATTGCACTTTCCGACACCTCGTGCAATTCCCTTAATGACGTCACCGGCGAAGCTAACACGATCCACATTTAACCTAACAAAAGGTGAGAATGTAaggcaattaatattttaatgggtaaatttaaataaatggaaaTACGTTACTTTAGGTATCTTCTAATTTCACGCTCGTCTTCAGATTCTAATGACTCGActgaaataataagaatagtCATATTTTCTAAACTAATTTTGTTTAGTGTGACGTTTGACGACtttcgtatttttaaataccttcACCTGAGCTTTCCTCTGAATCCTCtccaaatttgaatatatctgATAAGAATGATAGCTCTTGCGCAATTATCTTTTTTGGCACTTGGTCTTCCAGATCACTTTCCAGGCAATAATGACcttttaaaaacctaaaacATATGTAGGTATTATAATCgcatactttatttttgtagCCCTTTATGTTGcatttctttagtttattaCGCTACAAGGTTTGACAAGCTATCCCttcacttaaattatttatcagttTTATGGCTAACAACACTTGTATTTATTAGTGTAGGTACATACTTCTTCAAATCATAAGTAGATTCAATTTCTTCCGGATCGAGGACATCGGTAAGTGGTATATAGAAGGGCTTTTCCGGTTTAACGACTAGACTCACTGTGCCAACGAAAGAAATGTGCTTATACGAGCTTTCTTCTGGCTCGTATTCATAAACTTCTACATCATATTCGTTATTTTCATCAATTGTTTCGGTTTCGGCTGCTGACGGTCTCCGAGGGTCACTTAGAGATTGACTCTTTAATTGCTTGTCTATTTCTTCTTTCTTACGGATAAACCTGAATCATCAAAGAGGCTTCAAAATCAGTAATGGCcaaaatatcttatatgtTTGATAAGCCAActtgcatttatttatacatactcATTTGCaccttatattaatatataatgtgtaaCCTATGCACAAAACTCTCAATGCCAAGAGGCTCGTGACTGTGTTGCAGCCCTATTAATAactagtaattaaaatttaaaaaacgctCCTTTCTTGCGGACCCTAAGAGTTAAGTCGTATTGGTTTGGAAACATTTAAGTAGTTGTGGTCACCACAAAGTAAGATGAGTGGCAATTACATATTCTGCCTCGATGTCCGATGTTGAAACTTAACCATGGTTAGCACCCTAGAAGACGCAGATAAAGCCAACAACCTATACATGCAAAATTACTGGTCATCGACGAATataaccgctcttcgttgaacaCGGTCTAATGGACCGAAATACTGTTGCCGCCGAGAGGTGTGAACAGTACTTTACTTCcatagtatttgttttttaaaaatcatttattatcatgtaggtaacacaatgtaggacacttatgaacgtcaaaaaagaaatatacattgaatgcttctatttttacatttactgccagttctcaaatcaagggcgtagaacggaagagaagaactggcaatgaactctccaccactctttttaattgccaagtttttttctaatacacaatgttttttttattggaccacaaaattaggacaaacacatgtcaacatcaacttacatacgaaaatataaaaaaaagcggTGCCGTCCCTAGAACATGTGGACACGACCAGCGAAATTaggtaaatacaataatgtgtcaaaacaaaaaacaaacaaaaatctaaaaataatagctataaataattaaaacactataaacaagaaaataaattattggtaCTGAGTTCTAATTCTACTCTTAGCTGAGGCCAGCGAACCATGAAAAATGTCAAAACTCTGTGCAATATCATTATGGTGGCGACACAACCTATTCATTGGAGAGTTTCTGCCAACGTTTGTTCGACAGTGTGGGATGTGAAAACATTTACGATTTTTTAAACGACTCCCGGCCCGAGGAACTTCTATGGACACACGTTCTACAATttctgatgatgatgatgaaataggagcacgcacatACATTCTCGTACACACGCAAATATATAGTCGAAACaactaacatcaccgcatacacgaattcaagtagcTACGACCAGTAACCACAAGAAGCACCCGTCCACGAATATAAAAAGTGAAGCAGAATGCCACTTTTCTAGGATAGAAAAATATCTACATACGATTATcgcttatttgaattttagccaattatttaaactttcgTAATCATTTTGATTCAAATTATGGAGTGAGGTATTACCGTTCCGTTGCCCGaatgtttcttttttcttcGCCAACCGCTTCCTCACCCTCGCCTTCTACTGCTACACCTGCTACTTCTCTAAATTGGATctccaaaaatgtttttgctaGAACTTCCTATAAATACGCGTAATTATACAAGACttttctaatttataatttgatggGTGTTTTTTCAAACGGAGAAACAGatgaacaaatttaaaagtatttgtaaTTCTCACTTCAATCAAGCCATCTCCTAATGCAATCAAATCTTCTATGTGTCCTTGTATGTACTCATTAGTTCCTTTATTTATCGG
Proteins encoded:
- the LOC110992341 gene encoding ATP-binding cassette sub-family B member 6, which gives rise to MQYCPPNVTLGEVWVDHGISQCFMETVSASIIGVFLLVFGTIQIIMYKRYATEVLDVRSSKLFVTQLLFTLFIPVLGIVRFLLQTIIFKGGHVYGYMIVALVVTVIVFPLSAYLAILERRYLLPSVPPRGHGFVLLAFWAMIFISENLSFLNINKEGWWWHLKNLQDRLEMSLFVGRYISCMIMFILGMKAPGIMHQFEYLDGDEHNRRNLLPREESRSTFRNVFTKLRTLLPFLWPKKSLLLQFYVFICILALLAGRVINLYVPIYNKLIVNSLSIPPLYFRWDLVAVYVFFKFLQGGGTGGMGLLNNMRSFLWIRVQQYTTREIQLELFRHLHDLPLKWHLSRKTGEVLRVMDRGTDSIDNLLSYILFSITPTLVDIIVAVVYFVSQYNVWFGVIVFSTMLLYIIATIAVTEWRTKFQRRMNLADNEQKARSVDSLLNYETVKYYGAEAYEVVSYKGAIQHYQKEEFKSLVTLNILNTMQNIIICSGLLAGSLLALHMVVHTAELTVGDYVLFATYIVQLYVPLNWFGTYYRAIQKNFVDMENMFELMRVDSDVKDAAGAPELLVRRGGIEFKHVSFGYGPERLVLNNVTFKVAPGSTVALVGPSGAGKSTIMRLLFRFYDVNEGAVLVDGQDVRTVTQASLRANIGVVPQDTVLFNNSVRYNIQYGKLDASSADVIAAAKNADIHDRILTFPDAYDTQVGERGLRLSGGEKQRIAIARTLLKNPAIVLLDEATSALDTHTERNIQAALSRVCADRTTLIIAHRLSTIIHADEILVLKEGEIVERGNHEMLLAQGGFYASMWQQQLEARNNPDANVDNNAEGNNVNNNRAPSNGYGVAGHGHGHGHGHGH
- the LOC110992354 gene encoding uncharacterized protein LOC110992354 → MSFYKFNHKGREVSQHPWERIIKDHYRNKIKHIHNSVHNSKYPKTEQKPPLIDRVKFMIIGDMVTREFNYCINIAKGLYKYRPAVFDSPVIRGVTTVEWPHVLSDIKRQYGSMAYCLDNSVAIILNDKFLGGEKEFREIINAKYYYHIILDYYKEGVDQFVKYIRVSGRPCAYMHISIDSEHIGTMIFMLYADVVPNTCLNFLRLCQTKRGGYAGTPVHRIVKDSWIQCGGFGLKSTDFECENFIIPHDRRGVLCMANDGRHVDCSTQFFVLLQPAAWMASKYVAFGQLIDGESVLQKIETVPTWYESPMSEILIHKAGILNMECEHIPINKGTNEYIQGHIEDLIALGDGLIEEVLAKTFLEIQFREVAGVAVEGEGEEAVGEEKRNIRATERFIRKKEEIDKQLKSQSLSDPRRPSAAETETIDENNEYDVEVYEYEPEESSYKHISFVGTVSLVVKPEKPFYIPLTDVLDPEEIESTYDLKKFLKGHYCLESDLEDQVPKKIIAQELSFLSDIFKFGEDSEESSGEVESLESEDEREIRRYLKLNVDRVSFAGDVIKGIARGVGKCNLFEGTRKSELITDEELRRFRIASVDRKSRDMGEKKVSISVPWAVREPSKIKRRQTGFVRMEDLEKIHIIKRLSSDDFGDDNGSPTGSRKVRIASSAVAAQTGSRPMRRPTGFVRPSPLKISESDIEVRRQSVLTRLYENVTLDDDDDGPTLKEYRPAGESQHKNVMLTYSSPNSRIRSDENAREKYLRHSLTAEKESFEDILNLQHGKKFVARKISSDYVKTIDQVEQNTAETSIRSVEFSKSRPSMSVSQYQAKNQEYHKKIKSVSRLKEKLSSKESGMRSSGLRLPGDTPLYSETNVV